A single Nitrosospira multiformis ATCC 25196 DNA region contains:
- a CDS encoding AIPR family protein, whose translation MSPEPRNQIKKVGEDKLDFSHKFMIFSLMQILDVTEDDAIDAITDTSFLSAMKGSTGHDRGIDAVFIDEDNGPTVHLFNFKYTDKLEKLNSNFPSDETDKVVSFLAKVLSKENALKQEINQALFAKIEDIWSLFDSTSPTFVIHLCTNQFKGLTDEEGRRFSSDLSRFSDVSHHQVLGHHIIERITKRGKRHLSAKTKLIDKSYFEKSDGDVRALIANIDARDVIRIVLDDEVTRQRADWETLDFGSYDILEDAFDENVRVYLKKSSKINKAIKETATSEEGFRFFYYNNGITVTCSEFKYPKAVRSPILELKDFQIVNGCQTIHALHEALKENPECLNETDLLVRIYETKNEQLIGSISEFTNSQNPVASRDLRSNDFTQRKYEADLKNTFKFFYERKKGMFSDLPKQQVIDAEKAAQAIMAFILGKPAEAKDEKRRIFSDKYDEIFSDHLTAEHLLVSYLIYKDIESKKLAVRREINDQPDQYMDRVFVLHATYFILYAIGSIAERMKIDITYGNIDKLKALYGEALDVVSKAAEQEKKEEGVKYQHRMFFKSGKAKSKVDYFLSARELQMDDQDLASLLV comes from the coding sequence ATGAGTCCTGAGCCTAGAAACCAAATCAAAAAAGTGGGAGAAGACAAGCTGGATTTTTCCCACAAATTTATGATTTTTAGCCTAATGCAGATCCTTGACGTTACCGAAGATGATGCTATCGATGCAATTACGGATACCTCATTTTTGTCGGCAATGAAGGGAAGTACCGGTCATGATCGTGGCATAGATGCTGTTTTTATCGATGAAGACAATGGTCCAACAGTCCATTTATTTAACTTCAAATATACTGACAAACTTGAAAAGCTTAATTCTAACTTTCCTTCCGATGAAACCGACAAAGTCGTTTCTTTTCTAGCTAAAGTTTTGAGCAAAGAAAACGCCCTTAAGCAAGAGATAAATCAAGCCCTTTTCGCTAAAATTGAGGATATATGGTCTCTATTTGACTCGACTTCGCCGACTTTTGTAATCCATCTCTGCACAAACCAGTTTAAGGGCCTAACAGACGAAGAGGGGCGTCGCTTCAGTTCTGATCTTTCAAGATTCTCTGATGTTTCTCATCATCAGGTTCTCGGACATCACATTATTGAGCGAATTACGAAACGCGGGAAGAGGCATTTGTCCGCTAAAACAAAATTAATAGACAAAAGTTACTTCGAAAAATCCGATGGAGATGTGAGGGCCTTAATTGCCAATATCGACGCTCGAGATGTTATTAGGATCGTTTTAGATGATGAAGTAACACGCCAAAGGGCCGACTGGGAGACATTAGACTTCGGTTCGTATGACATATTGGAGGACGCGTTTGATGAAAATGTGCGCGTTTATCTTAAAAAATCATCGAAGATAAACAAGGCGATCAAAGAGACTGCCACTTCGGAAGAAGGATTTCGATTTTTTTACTATAACAATGGCATCACAGTTACTTGTTCAGAATTTAAATATCCGAAAGCCGTTCGCAGCCCCATTCTCGAACTGAAGGATTTTCAGATAGTGAACGGATGCCAGACAATTCACGCGTTGCATGAAGCACTAAAGGAAAATCCAGAATGCCTAAACGAGACAGATTTACTCGTTCGGATTTACGAAACCAAGAATGAACAATTAATTGGAAGTATTTCCGAGTTTACAAATAGTCAAAATCCGGTCGCAAGCAGAGACCTTCGGTCAAATGATTTTACTCAGAGAAAGTACGAAGCAGACCTTAAAAATACTTTTAAATTCTTTTATGAAAGAAAAAAAGGTATGTTTTCGGATCTCCCGAAACAACAGGTAATAGATGCAGAGAAAGCAGCCCAAGCAATAATGGCTTTCATACTCGGAAAACCGGCTGAAGCTAAAGACGAAAAGAGGCGTATTTTTAGCGATAAATATGATGAAATATTTTCAGACCATCTGACAGCAGAACACTTGCTCGTGTCTTATTTGATTTACAAAGATATCGAGAGTAAGAAACTAGCGGTCCGCCGGGAAATCAACGATCAACCAGATCAATATATGGACAGGGTATTTGTTTTGCATGCTACCTATTTTATTTTATATGCCATCGGAAGCATTGCGGAACGAATGAAAATTGACATTACTTACGGCAATATCGACAAATTAAAAGCCTTATACGGAGAGGCGTTAGACGTAGTTAGTAAAGCAGCAGAACAAGAAAAGAAGGAAGAAGGTGTCAAATATCAGCACAGGATGTTTTTTAAAAGTGGAAAAGCAAAGTCAAAAGTCGATTATTTTCTCTCTGCGAGAGAATTACAAATGGATGACCAAGACCTAGCATCGCTTCTAGTGTAG
- a CDS encoding IS5 family transposase (programmed frameshift), translated as MRDLFYLSETQFNRIKPYFPLSHGVPRVDDLRVISGIIYVIRNGLQWKDAPREYGPHKTLYNRFVRWSRLGVFNRIFVELTGKEETPERLMIDATHLKAHRTAASLLKKGMFPRRIGRTKGGLNSKLHVVCDGQGKPVAMLLSEGQMSDYKGARVLLPSLPKAKTLIADRGYDAAWFRAALRAKGMTPCIPTKRNRKIQIKYDKTLYRQRHRIENMFARLKDWRRIAMRYDRCAHTFFSAICIAATVIFYLN; from the exons ATGAGAGATTTGTTTTACCTGTCGGAAACACAGTTCAACCGTATAAAACCTTATTTTCCCTTGTCCCACGGAGTTCCCCGTGTTGATGATCTGCGGGTGATCAGCGGGATCATCTACGTCATTCGGAATGGCCTGCAATGGAAGGATGCCCCCAGGGAATACGGGCCGCACAAGACACTGTATAACCGTTTCGTGCGCTGGAGCCGACTGGGCGTGTTCAACCGCATCTTTGTGGAACTGACCGGTAAAGAGGAAACGCCCGAGAGGCTGATGATCGACGCCACGCATCTGAAGGCCCACCGCACGGCAGCCAGCCTGCTAAAAAAGGGGATGT TTCCCCGCCGTATCGGTCGCACAAAGGGCGGCCTGAACTCGAAGCTTCATGTGGTCTGCGACGGTCAGGGCAAGCCTGTGGCCATGCTCCTGTCCGAAGGGCAGATGAGCGATTACAAGGGAGCACGTGTGCTGCTGCCGTCATTGCCCAAAGCCAAAACCCTGATTGCAGACCGCGGCTATGACGCTGCCTGGTTCCGGGCAGCGTTGCGTGCCAAAGGCATGACGCCCTGCATACCGACAAAAAGGAATCGCAAAATCCAGATCAAATACGACAAGACCCTCTACAGGCAAAGGCACAGGATCGAGAACATGTTCGCTCGGCTCAAGGACTGGCGCAGGATCGCCATGCGTTACGACCGCTGTGCCCATACCTTCTTCTCTGCCATCTGTATCGCCGCAACTGTCATCTTCTATCTCAATTAA
- a CDS encoding MT-A70 family methyltransferase, with product MNQKTPNPAAELLEHLADKRFSTILADPPWQFQNRTGKMAPEHKRLNRYDTMELDEILSLPVRALAEDTAHLYLWVPNALLPEGLKVMEAWGFKYKSNLVWHKIRKDGGPDGRGVGFYFRNVTELVLFGVRGKSARTLAPGRRQVNFLATQKREHSRKPDEMYEIIESCSPGPYLELFARGTRPNWLAWGNEADNDYYPKWRTYGNHSQAELIFFEQARQRYLNRK from the coding sequence ATGAATCAAAAAACACCTAACCCAGCCGCAGAGTTGCTGGAACATCTTGCTGACAAGCGTTTCAGCACGATCCTCGCCGATCCCCCCTGGCAGTTCCAGAACCGCACCGGCAAGATGGCGCCGGAGCACAAACGGCTGAATCGTTACGACACTATGGAGCTTGATGAAATCCTGAGCTTACCCGTGCGTGCGCTCGCCGAAGATACCGCACATCTTTACCTGTGGGTGCCGAATGCTCTTCTACCGGAAGGGCTAAAGGTCATGGAAGCCTGGGGTTTCAAATACAAGAGCAATCTAGTCTGGCACAAGATCCGCAAGGATGGCGGACCAGACGGCCGCGGCGTTGGTTTCTACTTTCGCAATGTTACCGAACTCGTGCTATTCGGAGTGCGGGGTAAGAGTGCTCGTACTTTGGCGCCGGGACGTCGCCAGGTTAATTTTCTGGCTACCCAGAAACGTGAACATTCGCGCAAGCCAGACGAGATGTATGAAATTATCGAGTCCTGTAGTCCTGGTCCTTACCTGGAATTGTTTGCTCGTGGCACACGACCGAATTGGCTGGCGTGGGGTAATGAAGCGGATAACGACTACTACCCGAAATGGCGAACTTACGGAAATCATTCACAAGCCGAATTGATTTTCTTTGAGCAAGCCAGGCAGCGATACCTGAACCGGAAGTGA
- a CDS encoding BglII/BstYI family type II restriction endonuclease, with amino-acid sequence MSENPIDAFIPEDIRDLYEIHNYRNAAQVLATGCPNEFQEIIEALRVFRLTLADIRKPGGNESDIPKRISGLLRAKGWMETRIKGDLLITKVSGTIDKNLGEKDLEGMEENESDTLEKIEELKNKGQVERIVRENFLDGHKVDYVKKRVAFDLEWNSKDQTFDRDLYAFRAFHECDLIDAAILLTRSASLNAVFEKLGPELNSDGTPKTSKNGKPKLIKTKYGASTTWMGKLLYRLNAGRHGGCPVLALGITPNLITDWAEYESKNT; translated from the coding sequence ATGAGTGAGAATCCGATCGATGCTTTTATCCCCGAGGACATCCGGGATCTTTACGAAATTCATAATTACCGTAACGCGGCGCAGGTCTTGGCAACCGGTTGTCCCAACGAATTTCAGGAGATCATCGAGGCACTCCGCGTATTTCGCCTGACGCTGGCGGATATCCGTAAACCTGGGGGCAACGAATCCGATATTCCCAAACGGATCTCTGGGCTTCTAAGAGCAAAAGGCTGGATGGAAACGCGCATCAAGGGAGACTTGCTGATTACCAAAGTATCCGGAACAATTGACAAAAACTTGGGGGAGAAAGATCTCGAGGGCATGGAAGAAAACGAGTCGGATACGCTGGAAAAGATTGAGGAGCTCAAGAACAAGGGCCAGGTTGAGCGCATTGTCCGGGAGAATTTTCTTGATGGGCATAAGGTGGACTACGTCAAGAAACGTGTTGCATTTGACCTGGAGTGGAACAGCAAGGACCAGACGTTTGACCGGGATCTTTATGCCTTCCGCGCTTTTCATGAATGTGACCTGATCGACGCCGCTATTCTCCTCACGAGAAGCGCCTCACTCAATGCCGTTTTCGAAAAGCTGGGCCCTGAGCTAAACAGCGATGGTACGCCCAAGACCAGCAAGAACGGCAAGCCGAAGCTTATTAAAACAAAATATGGAGCGAGCACAACATGGATGGGCAAGCTGTTGTACCGCCTGAATGCTGGCAGACATGGAGGCTGTCCAGTATTAGCGCTAGGTATTACACCAAATCTCATTACGGATTGGGCAGAATATGAATCAAAAAACACCTAA
- the ubiD gene encoding 4-hydroxy-3-polyprenylbenzoate decarboxylase: MKYKDLRDFLAQLERQGELKRVAVEIDPHLEMTEICDRLLKAGGPAVLFEKSRGHDIPVLGNLFGTPKRVAMGMGQDSVEALREVGKLLAYLKEPDPPKGLKDAWEKLPVLKQVLNMAPKELSRASCQEIVWEGKDVDLGKLPIQTCWPGDAGPLITWGLTVTKGPHKTRQNLGIYRQQVIAPNKVIMRWLAHRGGALDFRDFTLANPGQPYPIAVALGADPATILGAVTPVPDSLSEYQFAGLLRGAKTEIVKCLTHDLQVPASAEIVLEGYIHPDETAVEGPFGDHTGYYNEQETFPVFTIERITMRRDPIYHSTYTGKPPDEPAILGVALNEVFVPLLQKQFTEIVDFYLPPEGCSYRMAVVSMKKQYAGHAKRIMFGVWSFLRQFMYTKFIIVTDDDVNIRDWKEVIWAITTRVDPARDTLIVENTPIDYLDFASPVSGLGGKMGLDATNKWPGETSREWGKPITMDEVVKARVDGMWTDLDL; the protein is encoded by the coding sequence ATGAAGTACAAGGACCTGCGCGATTTTCTTGCGCAACTCGAAAGACAGGGCGAGCTGAAACGCGTGGCAGTCGAGATCGATCCTCATCTGGAAATGACGGAAATCTGCGACCGCCTGCTGAAAGCGGGCGGTCCTGCCGTCCTGTTCGAAAAATCCAGGGGGCATGACATTCCCGTGCTGGGAAACCTGTTCGGCACGCCGAAGCGCGTGGCGATGGGCATGGGGCAGGATTCGGTCGAGGCGCTGCGCGAGGTGGGCAAGCTCCTTGCCTATCTGAAAGAACCCGATCCTCCCAAAGGCTTGAAAGACGCGTGGGAGAAATTGCCCGTGCTGAAACAGGTGCTCAACATGGCGCCAAAGGAGCTCTCAAGGGCATCCTGCCAGGAAATCGTCTGGGAAGGCAAGGATGTGGACCTCGGCAAACTGCCGATCCAGACGTGCTGGCCGGGCGACGCGGGCCCGTTGATCACATGGGGACTGACCGTTACCAAAGGTCCCCACAAGACCCGGCAGAATCTCGGCATTTACCGCCAGCAGGTGATCGCCCCCAATAAAGTCATCATGCGCTGGCTGGCTCACCGAGGCGGCGCCCTCGATTTTCGCGACTTCACTCTTGCCAATCCGGGACAGCCCTATCCCATTGCAGTAGCCCTGGGGGCGGACCCGGCAACCATACTCGGTGCTGTCACTCCGGTGCCGGATAGTTTGAGCGAGTACCAGTTCGCCGGACTGCTGCGAGGCGCGAAAACCGAAATCGTCAAATGCCTGACGCACGATTTGCAGGTTCCCGCCAGCGCCGAAATCGTGCTGGAAGGATACATCCATCCCGATGAGACAGCGGTGGAAGGCCCCTTCGGCGACCACACCGGCTATTACAACGAGCAGGAAACCTTCCCGGTATTTACCATCGAGCGCATCACCATGCGCCGCGATCCGATCTACCATTCCACCTACACTGGCAAGCCGCCGGATGAGCCCGCCATACTGGGTGTAGCGCTGAACGAAGTATTCGTGCCCCTGCTGCAAAAGCAGTTCACCGAAATCGTCGATTTCTACCTGCCGCCGGAAGGCTGTTCCTACCGCATGGCCGTGGTGAGCATGAAGAAGCAATATGCTGGCCACGCCAAGCGCATCATGTTCGGCGTGTGGAGCTTCCTGCGGCAATTCATGTACACCAAATTCATTATCGTCACCGATGATGACGTCAACATCCGTGACTGGAAGGAAGTCATCTGGGCCATCACCACGCGAGTCGATCCTGCGCGCGATACATTGATCGTGGAAAACACGCCTATCGATTATCTCGACTTCGCAAGCCCCGTTTCAGGGCTGGGTGGAAAAATGGGGCTGGATGCTACCAACAAATGGCCAGGGGAAACCAGCCGGGAATGGGGCAAGCCGATTACGATGGATGAGGTGGTGAAGGCAAGGGTGGATGGGATGTGGACGGATTTGGACTTGTGA
- the ubiA gene encoding 4-hydroxybenzoate octaprenyltransferase: MTLTQRLVHYEKLMRLDKPIGILLLLWPTLWGLWLAAEGVPRLDILLIFVLGTVLMRSAGCVVNDYADRNFDGHVERTRTRPLALGAVSTREALLLAAGLSLVAFLLIQPLNRLTIELSFVALFLAASYPFTKRFFAMPQAYLGIAFSFGIPMAFAAQTGEVPFPAWFLMGANLLWVIAYDTEYAMVDKVDDLRIGIKTSAITFGRFDVVGVVLCHMAFLAGMVAIGLLQNLGVIYYIGLATALGLILYQYRLIHDRDRARCFKAFLHNNWVGATIFAGIVLDYLVRAAS, encoded by the coding sequence GTGACACTCACTCAACGTCTCGTGCATTACGAAAAGCTGATGCGGCTGGACAAGCCCATCGGCATTCTGCTGCTGTTGTGGCCCACGCTATGGGGCTTGTGGCTGGCAGCGGAAGGTGTGCCGCGGTTGGATATCCTGTTGATATTCGTGCTGGGGACGGTGCTGATGCGCTCCGCCGGTTGTGTCGTCAACGACTATGCTGATCGCAATTTCGATGGACATGTCGAGCGTACCCGGACCCGCCCCCTGGCACTTGGAGCGGTGAGCACCAGGGAAGCGCTGCTGCTGGCTGCAGGGTTGAGCCTCGTGGCGTTCCTGCTGATCCAGCCGCTGAACCGGCTTACCATCGAGCTTTCGTTTGTCGCCCTGTTCCTGGCCGCAAGCTACCCTTTCACCAAGCGGTTTTTTGCCATGCCGCAGGCTTACCTCGGCATCGCCTTCAGCTTTGGCATCCCCATGGCATTCGCCGCCCAGACCGGGGAAGTGCCGTTTCCTGCCTGGTTCCTGATGGGTGCAAACCTGTTGTGGGTGATCGCCTACGATACCGAATACGCCATGGTGGACAAGGTGGACGATCTCCGGATCGGCATCAAGACTTCCGCCATCACGTTCGGACGTTTCGACGTCGTCGGTGTGGTGTTGTGCCATATGGCTTTCCTCGCGGGCATGGTTGCCATCGGCCTGCTGCAGAATCTCGGTGTCATTTATTACATTGGCCTGGCCACAGCGCTGGGACTCATCCTGTATCAATACCGCCTGATCCACGACCGCGACCGCGCGCGCTGCTTCAAGGCTTTTCTCCACAACAACTGGGTGGGTGCGACGATATTTGCCGGTATCGTGCTGGATTACTTGGTAAGAGCGGCTTCTTAA
- a CDS encoding chorismate--pyruvate lyase family protein: MNAAQLSDWHPAPSSISPRARGWLQNRGSLTQLIQRRCCSEFSVKPVFQSLATVCDDELAVMNLRRDELALVREVYLYCGETPVVFAHSVVARKHLRGAWRSLIGLGNKSLGTVLFTNPVVKRTPLRFKKLTAAHPLFSRACRKLRVQPGNLWARRSLFTLHGQSILVTEVFLPSILELA, from the coding sequence ATGAATGCTGCCCAGCTATCGGACTGGCATCCTGCACCTTCCTCCATATCGCCCCGCGCCCGGGGCTGGTTGCAAAATCGCGGCTCTCTTACCCAGCTTATTCAGCGCCGCTGCTGCAGTGAGTTCAGTGTCAAGCCAGTGTTCCAGTCGTTGGCAACGGTCTGCGACGATGAACTGGCCGTAATGAATTTACGGCGGGATGAACTGGCCCTGGTGCGGGAAGTGTATTTATATTGCGGCGAGACGCCGGTTGTCTTTGCCCATTCCGTGGTGGCGCGGAAACATTTGCGCGGCGCATGGCGCAGCCTGATCGGACTGGGCAACAAGTCGCTGGGGACAGTGTTATTTACCAATCCTGTCGTCAAGCGTACACCGCTCCGCTTCAAGAAGCTGACTGCGGCTCATCCGCTTTTCAGCCGCGCCTGCCGCAAGTTGCGGGTGCAGCCGGGGAATCTGTGGGCGCGTCGCTCCCTGTTCACGCTGCATGGCCAGTCCATACTGGTTACCGAAGTATTCCTTCCTTCCATCCTGGAGCTTGCGTGA
- a CDS encoding tellurite resistance/C4-dicarboxylate transporter family protein: MSRYQAIITNGVRNFHPAYFAMVMATGIVSLAFEAMGFSAIAKALFLLNLIFYLTLCAVLVARMAFFLPDLKSDFLTLRRAWLFLTFVVGTNTVGMQLFVFKHAIVLAASLWLVALIGWFMCIYSIAVNLVSARSQHIHEIVTGATLLVAVGTVSVALLATHLLEAIATPPGYVYFAVGAFWAFGFILYLVIVSLVTHCLFFRRFELADWDAPYWICMGAAAIITLAGADFVTHLPLLPAWNGIRECALWMTLFAWVVGTLWIPYQVIMDIRKFTRVGIAGPVPLCVKVFPWSRLALGRQYQIYDPPAWSRVFPMGMYTACTLALAKAAGDESLAVISYYWGWFALLIWALTLMGTLRSLIGAFAPE; the protein is encoded by the coding sequence ATGAGCCGATACCAGGCTATCATCACTAACGGCGTAAGGAATTTTCATCCTGCCTACTTCGCCATGGTGATGGCAACCGGCATCGTATCTCTTGCCTTTGAAGCGATGGGTTTTTCCGCCATAGCAAAGGCGCTCTTCCTGCTGAATTTGATTTTCTATCTGACCTTGTGCGCCGTCCTCGTCGCGAGGATGGCATTTTTCCTGCCGGATCTGAAGTCGGATTTCCTGACGCTGCGGCGCGCCTGGCTGTTTCTGACGTTCGTGGTGGGAACCAATACGGTTGGTATGCAGCTGTTTGTCTTCAAGCATGCCATTGTGCTGGCAGCGTCACTTTGGCTGGTGGCGTTGATTGGCTGGTTCATGTGCATTTATTCCATTGCCGTCAATCTTGTCTCTGCACGCTCGCAGCATATCCACGAAATCGTGACCGGTGCGACGCTGCTGGTTGCGGTGGGCACGGTTTCGGTTGCTCTGCTTGCGACTCATCTGCTCGAGGCAATAGCAACACCGCCCGGTTACGTTTACTTTGCAGTGGGTGCGTTCTGGGCTTTCGGATTTATCCTGTACCTGGTAATCGTGTCGCTGGTAACCCATTGCCTGTTTTTCAGAAGATTCGAACTCGCAGACTGGGACGCTCCTTACTGGATCTGCATGGGGGCCGCCGCGATCATTACATTGGCAGGCGCAGACTTTGTCACGCATTTGCCCCTCCTCCCGGCATGGAACGGTATACGGGAGTGTGCATTATGGATGACCCTGTTCGCCTGGGTTGTCGGCACATTGTGGATTCCCTATCAGGTGATCATGGATATCCGTAAATTCACGCGTGTCGGGATCGCTGGCCCCGTACCGTTGTGCGTTAAAGTTTTTCCCTGGTCCCGGCTGGCATTGGGCCGGCAATATCAGATTTATGATCCTCCGGCATGGAGCAGAGTCTTTCCGATGGGAATGTATACAGCCTGCACGCTTGCCCTGGCGAAAGCGGCGGGGGATGAATCCCTGGCGGTTATTTCGTACTATTGGGGTTGGTTCGCATTGCTGATATGGGCGCTGACATTGATGGGCACGCTACGTTCCCTTATTGGCGCATTTGCGCCCGAGTGA
- a CDS encoding FecCD family ABC transporter permease, with the protein MTSGAGFRHSYPLLLVLFGLLAMGSLFIGLLFGSVHIPVFGVVQALLSSTDSISHQIIWQLRLPRVLAAFACGGLLALAGALLQVLLRNPLADPYILGVSGGAAVGALLAMLLGWGTLLTNLTSLAGALTIVAIVFGLSFRAGNWNLYRLLLTGVVLSAGCGALTTLILTLAPASDVKGMLFWLMGDVSRAEEPLPAWVTLILVSAVSLLFSGSLNVLSLGQMKARTLGVAVLPLQIGIYFCASLATVAALMLAGVIGFVGLIVPHAVRLLGVSNFRWLLPLAVLLGGSFLTLADTLGRTLWAPQQLPVGVLTALLGVPMLLLLLSRKP; encoded by the coding sequence ATGACATCAGGCGCAGGCTTCAGACATTCGTATCCCCTGCTGCTGGTTCTCTTCGGCCTGCTGGCCATGGGCAGCCTTTTCATCGGTTTGCTGTTCGGCAGCGTCCATATTCCGGTTTTCGGCGTCGTTCAAGCACTGCTGTCTTCAACCGACAGCATCTCTCATCAGATTATCTGGCAACTTCGCCTGCCACGGGTACTGGCCGCCTTTGCCTGCGGCGGTCTTCTGGCGCTGGCGGGGGCATTGTTGCAGGTTTTATTGCGCAATCCTCTCGCCGATCCATATATCCTGGGGGTTTCGGGGGGCGCAGCCGTAGGCGCACTCCTTGCCATGCTCCTCGGGTGGGGAACTCTGCTGACGAATCTGACGTCCCTAGCGGGAGCTTTGACGATCGTTGCCATTGTATTCGGCCTGAGTTTTCGCGCGGGCAACTGGAATCTTTACCGGCTGCTTCTGACTGGTGTGGTGTTGTCCGCTGGTTGCGGGGCGCTCACAACGCTGATTCTTACCCTTGCGCCGGCGAGCGATGTCAAAGGCATGCTCTTCTGGTTGATGGGGGATGTTTCGCGTGCCGAAGAGCCATTGCCAGCCTGGGTAACGCTCATTCTCGTATCCGCCGTGAGCCTGCTTTTTTCCGGGAGCCTGAACGTTTTGTCACTGGGTCAAATGAAGGCAAGAACTTTAGGCGTGGCCGTGCTACCGTTGCAAATAGGAATTTATTTTTGCGCATCGCTTGCCACCGTGGCGGCGTTGATGCTCGCGGGAGTCATCGGCTTCGTGGGCCTGATCGTACCGCATGCGGTCCGCCTGCTGGGGGTCAGTAATTTTCGCTGGTTATTGCCTCTGGCGGTATTATTGGGGGGCAGCTTTCTCACGCTGGCCGATACCCTGGGGCGGACGCTATGGGCCCCCCAACAGTTACCTGTGGGCGTATTGACCGCTTTGCTGGGCGTACCGATGCTATTGCTGCTGCTTTCACGAAAACCCTGA
- a CDS encoding HAD family hydrolase yields MNLALFDLDNTLLAGDSDFQWGQHLIEQGVLDRELHEARNIEFYEQYKAGTLDIQEFLDFQLKPLSRHSRSQLDAWHKDFMEKRILPLITLQARKLVNRHMLAGDLCVIITATNSFVTGPIARAFGINHLIATEPEQRDGEFTGRVSGPPCFRDGKVVRLESWLDHHNLTWLSFLESWFYSDSLNDLPLLKKVTRPVAVDPDATLRAHAEKNGWPIISLR; encoded by the coding sequence ATGAATCTTGCTTTATTTGACCTCGATAATACCCTGCTTGCGGGCGATAGCGACTTCCAGTGGGGACAGCACCTCATCGAGCAGGGGGTGCTCGACCGCGAACTCCATGAAGCCCGCAATATCGAATTCTACGAGCAGTACAAGGCAGGTACTCTGGATATCCAGGAATTCCTGGATTTTCAGTTGAAACCCCTGTCGCGTCATTCTCGCAGCCAGCTGGATGCCTGGCACAAGGATTTCATGGAAAAAAGGATTCTGCCCCTGATCACGCTGCAGGCGCGCAAGCTCGTCAATCGCCACATGCTTGCGGGCGATTTGTGCGTCATCATTACGGCAACCAACAGTTTTGTAACAGGGCCGATTGCAAGGGCATTCGGCATAAATCATCTCATCGCTACCGAACCGGAGCAAAGGGATGGGGAATTCACGGGCAGGGTTTCCGGCCCTCCCTGTTTCCGCGACGGCAAGGTCGTGCGCCTGGAAAGCTGGCTGGACCATCATAACCTGACCTGGTTATCTTTTCTGGAAAGCTGGTTTTACAGTGATTCCTTAAATGATCTGCCGCTGCTTAAAAAAGTGACCCGCCCGGTGGCAGTGGATCCTGACGCAACACTCAGGGCACATGCGGAAAAAAACGGGTGGCCCATCATCAGCCTGCGATAG
- the hda gene encoding DnaA regulatory inactivator Hda has protein sequence MKQLPLDIIPPPPTLSNFVTGRNAELLQTLDNLLMMRKHERFVYIWGGTGCGKSHLLQGVASACKRNDMNTLYFACGERTSFANGSEADCVMVDDVDRLGADAQIGLFHLYNRIRDEGQAFLLVSGSVAPTQLKLRADLLTRLAWGLVYEVHELTDEEKMEAMKSHASSRGLALPQEVCDYLLRHERRDLTSLMAKLNALDKYSLASHRKITVPLVRELLQAAS, from the coding sequence ATGAAGCAATTGCCGCTGGACATAATCCCTCCGCCACCGACCTTATCCAATTTCGTGACGGGCCGCAACGCGGAGTTGTTGCAAACCCTGGATAACCTTCTAATGATGCGGAAGCACGAGCGTTTTGTTTATATATGGGGGGGAACGGGTTGCGGAAAAAGTCATCTGCTGCAAGGCGTTGCCAGTGCGTGCAAGCGCAATGACATGAACACGCTTTATTTCGCGTGTGGCGAGAGAACGTCTTTCGCGAATGGCAGCGAGGCCGATTGCGTGATGGTGGACGACGTGGATCGCCTTGGTGCCGATGCCCAGATCGGACTGTTTCATCTCTATAATCGTATCCGTGATGAAGGGCAAGCGTTCCTGCTGGTAAGCGGTTCCGTCGCTCCCACGCAGCTGAAGCTGCGCGCAGATCTGCTTACCCGCCTTGCATGGGGGCTGGTGTACGAGGTTCATGAATTGACTGATGAGGAAAAAATGGAAGCCATGAAAAGCCACGCCAGCAGCCGCGGCCTTGCTTTGCCACAGGAGGTATGTGACTACCTGCTGCGACATGAGCGGCGCGATTTGACTTCCCTGATGGCGAAGCTTAACGCGCTGGATAAATATTCGCTGGCGAGTCACCGGAAAATAACTGTTCCGCTGGTACGCGAGCTATTGCAGGCCGCCTCATGA